The Candidatus Auribacterota bacterium genome has a window encoding:
- a CDS encoding DUF3034 family protein: protein MKLVAFIIVVAYAFAIGNALAQTQTKNETGNTLASPDTAEASVNEAPPKPQKAPPLPFHTIEGYGGGSITPMAYLVNQGPEGTIFGLPSGAYSQVFMPNGKKDLEAWTFTETLFRRLELGYGLDRLGLGTLPQDISDATDVGIGRHHVLLHNFNARALLLEENSFKLPVPALTFGTHFKYNDGIQQIDHALGGALKDIGLEKSNGVDFTLTSTKTFMLPVINRPLIVTAGMRGSSAAQIGFLGYGDKWRPSFEGNVAFLPTDWLLVAYELRQKKSPYSKIPGLIEEEDPWNAIDVSWIINSHMTLVGGWGAFGKVTNKRENGTWFLQLKYEI from the coding sequence ATGAAACTGGTCGCATTTATTATCGTTGTTGCGTATGCCTTCGCGATCGGCAACGCGCTGGCACAGACTCAAACTAAAAACGAAACGGGGAATACGCTCGCCAGCCCTGATACAGCGGAAGCGAGTGTTAACGAGGCGCCGCCGAAGCCCCAGAAGGCCCCGCCGCTGCCGTTCCATACGATTGAAGGATACGGCGGAGGCTCGATCACACCGATGGCCTATCTTGTGAACCAAGGTCCGGAGGGGACGATCTTCGGCCTCCCCTCTGGCGCGTACTCACAAGTGTTCATGCCAAATGGAAAGAAAGATCTCGAGGCGTGGACATTTACGGAGACGCTGTTCAGGAGACTTGAGCTTGGGTATGGCCTCGACCGTTTGGGCCTGGGGACGCTACCACAGGATATTTCCGATGCCACCGATGTCGGTATCGGGCGACATCATGTGCTTCTGCACAATTTCAACGCGAGGGCCCTGCTCCTGGAGGAGAATTCGTTCAAGCTCCCCGTCCCGGCGCTCACGTTTGGAACGCATTTCAAATACAACGACGGGATCCAGCAGATCGACCATGCCCTGGGCGGGGCGCTTAAAGACATCGGCCTCGAAAAATCGAACGGGGTGGATTTTACGCTGACCTCAACCAAAACCTTCATGCTCCCGGTTATCAATCGCCCGCTCATTGTCACCGCCGGCATGCGAGGGAGCAGCGCCGCACAGATAGGCTTCCTGGGCTACGGGGATAAATGGCGGCCGTCGTTTGAAGGCAATGTCGCCTTTCTCCCGACAGACTGGCTGCTGGTTGCGTACGAGCTCCGGCAGAAAAAGAGCCCGTACAGCAAAATCCCGGGGCTGATTGAGGAGGAGGATCCATGGAATGCGATTGACGTAAGCTGGATCATCAACAGTCACATGACGCTTGTCGGCGGCTGGGGTGCCTTCGGCAAAGTTACCAATAAAAGGGAAAACGGCACCTGGTTCCTGCAGCTCAAGTATGAGATCTGA
- a CDS encoding YezD family protein, translating into MSNDPDVITAINKTILMEISAALRNLKFGTVTITVHDSRIAQIEVSEKKRFDNHWRFEKGGGI; encoded by the coding sequence ATGAGCAATGATCCGGACGTCATTACGGCAATAAACAAAACAATTCTCATGGAGATTAGTGCCGCCCTTCGCAATCTTAAATTCGGCACGGTGACGATTACTGTGCACGATTCCAGGATCGCGCAGATAGAAGTCTCTGAAAAGAAACGTTTCGATAACCATTGGAGGTTCGAGAAAGGAGGTGGTATCTAA
- a CDS encoding O-acetylhomoserine aminocarboxypropyltransferase/cysteine synthase, translating to MSSKKEIKKKPGLATIALHGGQAPDPTTGARAVPIYQTTSYVFKSTDHAANLFALKEFGNIYTRIMNPTNDVFEQRVAQIEGGTGALAVSSGQAAQTLALLAITQVGSEIVSANNLYGGTYQQFHYTFPKLGRRVKFVESTKPAEFKRAITENTRAIYAETIGNPKLDVPDFAAIAEIAHDAGVPFVVDNTVGIGLVRPIDYGADILTLSATKFIGGHGTSIGGVIVDSGNFKWNNGKFPEFTEPDPSYHGLKFWDVFGNFPGLGNVAFIIKTRVQWLRDVGAALSPFNSFLFLQGLETLPLRVKKHSENALNVAEFLRQHPLVSWVNYPGLPGHPSHKLAKKYLNDSYGAIVGFGIKGGLEAGKKFINSVKLLSHLANIGDAKSLVIHPASTTHQQLTREEQEGTGVTEDYVRLSIGLEDIKDIKDDIDQALKNAVK from the coding sequence ATGTCATCAAAAAAAGAAATAAAGAAAAAACCGGGGCTTGCAACCATCGCGTTGCATGGGGGGCAGGCGCCCGATCCCACTACGGGGGCGCGCGCAGTCCCGATTTATCAAACCACATCGTATGTGTTCAAGAGCACTGACCATGCTGCCAACTTATTCGCGCTCAAGGAGTTCGGGAATATCTACACCCGGATCATGAACCCCACAAACGATGTATTCGAGCAGCGGGTCGCACAGATCGAAGGCGGTACAGGTGCGCTGGCGGTCTCGAGCGGTCAAGCTGCCCAGACTCTCGCCCTTTTAGCTATTACCCAGGTGGGAAGCGAGATTGTTTCTGCAAACAACCTCTATGGAGGGACCTACCAGCAGTTCCACTATACTTTCCCAAAGTTAGGGAGAAGGGTGAAGTTTGTTGAGTCAACAAAACCGGCTGAATTCAAGAGGGCAATTACAGAGAACACAAGGGCGATATACGCCGAAACAATAGGCAATCCCAAGTTAGATGTACCTGATTTTGCGGCGATTGCCGAAATAGCCCACGATGCTGGTGTGCCTTTTGTGGTGGATAATACAGTTGGCATCGGGTTGGTCAGGCCCATTGATTACGGGGCGGACATACTCACACTATCCGCAACAAAATTCATAGGCGGGCATGGCACCTCCATCGGCGGGGTGATCGTTGATTCAGGCAACTTCAAATGGAACAACGGTAAATTTCCTGAGTTTACCGAGCCCGATCCCAGTTACCATGGCCTGAAATTCTGGGATGTGTTTGGAAATTTCCCGGGGCTGGGTAATGTCGCATTCATTATTAAAACAAGGGTGCAGTGGCTGCGGGATGTCGGCGCGGCGCTCAGCCCATTCAATTCCTTCCTGTTCCTTCAGGGGTTGGAAACTTTGCCCTTGAGAGTAAAGAAACATTCTGAAAATGCGTTGAATGTGGCTGAGTTCCTAAGGCAACATCCTTTAGTCAGTTGGGTTAACTATCCCGGGCTGCCAGGACACCCAAGCCATAAGTTGGCGAAAAAATATCTCAATGACAGCTACGGAGCCATTGTTGGTTTTGGGATTAAAGGGGGGTTGGAAGCGGGCAAGAAATTCATCAATTCGGTAAAACTTCTCTCCCACCTCGCTAATATAGGAGATGCGAAGAGTCTGGTGATCCATCCCGCATCAACTACTCATCAACAGCTAACTAGAGAGGAACAAGAGGGGACAGGGGTAACCGAGGATTATGTCCGCCTTTCCATCGGTCTGGAGGATATTAAAGACATCAAGGATGACATCGACCAGGCGTTAAAAAATGCGGTGAAGTGA